A single window of Lacerta agilis isolate rLacAgi1 chromosome 12, rLacAgi1.pri, whole genome shotgun sequence DNA harbors:
- the GJD4 gene encoding gap junction delta-4 protein: protein MECWDSVGFLIIAVSYNVTIIGKIWLTLVILLRFMVIFLAAYPLYQDEQERFVCNTLQPGCSNVCYDIFAPVSHFRFWLIQTVSVLLPYAIFGVYVLHKVCRRVVKAHSAAYRRYKEIKPSAGGKVAKKSSKGKKSRVPYTGNEMAVPDFSRAYAVHLLLRILTEASFGVGHYYLFGFFVPRRFSCNQSPCSSYVDCYISRPTEKSIMMLFIWGLSSVSFFLSLIDLGFAFRTNAVRNRRKKLLSESFSAGEKCRAGLPHQGDKLSNDLLGGQDHIAVIDNCGNCLLGREVKEVCSFQAVFNPQQKNGPNLNSSNSSNKSCVGAAHQEGKGVSFHDDEQPEISCEQLRFEQPPGVLKGALVFKTLDGCRYGAHSPASSHKPSVHYSSLERKASDVQSVCSSAGCSRSKKSEWV, encoded by the exons ATGGAATGTTGGGATTCAGTCGGCTTTTTAATCATTGCTGTCAGCTACAATGTGACGATTATTg GGAAGATTTGGTTAACTCTTGTGATCCTGCTGAGGTTTATGGTGATATTCTTAGCAGCCTACCCTCTCTACCAAGACGAGCAGGAACGCTTTGTCTGCAACACTTTACAGCCAGGGTGCTCCAATGTGTGTTACGACATTTTTGCTCCCGTGTCCCACTTCCGCTTCTGGCTCATTCAGACCGTGTCTGTCTTGCTCCCTTACGCCATCTTTGGCGTCTACGTATTGCACAAAGTGTGCAGGCGGGTTGTGAAGGCACATTCTGCAGCCTACCGCCGCTACAAAGAGATCAAACCTTCGGCGGGCGGCAAAGTCGCAAAGAAATCGTCCAAAGGGAAAAAGAGCAGAGTCCCCTATACAGGAAACGAAATGGCTGTTCCTGATTTTTCCAGGGCGTATGCAGTTCACCTCCTTCTGAGAATACTGACAGAGGCCAGTTTTGGAGTGGGGCACTATTACCTCTTTGGATTCTTTGTCCCAAGACGTTTCTCCTGTAACCAATCCCCTTGTTCGAGTTACGTGGACTGCTACATCTCCAGGCCCACAGAAAAATCCATCATGATGCTGTTCATCTGGGGGCTCAGCAGCGTCTCATTCTTCCTCAGCCTCATTGACCTGGGCTTTGCCTTCCGAACCAACGCCGTGAGGAATCGGAGAAAGAagctactgtcagaaagtttcagTGCCGGAGAGAAATGCCGTGCTGGCCTGCCGCACCAAGGTGACAAGCTAAGCAACGATTTGCTGGGGGGCCAAGACCACATAGCCGTCATTGACAACTGCGGCAACTGTTTGCTTGGCCGAGAGGTGAAGGAAGTGTGCTCGTTTCAAGCTGTGTTCAATCCTCAGCAAAAAAATGGCCCTAACCtcaacagcagcaacagtagTAACAAATCGTGCGTTGGAGCTGCCCACCAAGAGGGCAAAGGGGTGTCTTTCCATGATGATGAGCAGCCGGAGATCTCGTGTGAGCAATTGAGATTTGAGCAACCGCCGGGCGTTCTCAAAGGAGCGTTGGTTTTTAAAACCCTGGACGGGTGCCGTTATGGAGCCCATTCGCCTGCAAGCAGCCACAAGCCCTCGGTTCATTATTCTTCCCTCGAGAGAAAGGCTTCTGATGTCCAATCTGTCTGCAGCAGTGCTGGCTGCTCCAGATCCAAAAAATCCGAATGGGTGTAA